From Cydia splendana chromosome 4, ilCydSple1.2, whole genome shotgun sequence, one genomic window encodes:
- the LOC134789463 gene encoding protein limb expression 1 homolog, with protein MVYPDSRWGADALAPLYDDVYRADGVLSTVNVVEALQEFWQVKAARGGGAGALVIYESVPAAHPPYVCYVTLPGGACFGSFQNCPTKAEARRSAAKIALMNSVFNEHESRRISEHFIEKAVAEARASFAGDAAAHQDPSAGIAAFRFMLEANKGRTMLEFQELMTVFQLLHWNGSLRAMRERQCSRQEVVAHYSARALDDAMREQMAREWAAREREAGAGGVIRAELTRAERELRSARLAARELRFPKEKRDILTLAARLAPPQQPQ; from the exons CTGACGGCGTGCTGTCAACCGTGAACGTGGTGGAGGCCCTGCAGGAGTTCTGGCAGGTGAAGGCGGCGCGAGGGGGCGGCGCGGGGGCGCTCGTGATATATGAGTCCGTGCCTGCCGCCCATCCCCCCTATGTTTGCTACGTTACGCTGCCGGGCGGTGCTTGCTTCGGTAGCTTCCAG AATTGCCCGACGAAGGCCGAAGCGCGACGCAGCGCGGCTAAAATCGCGCTCATGAACAGCGTGTTCAACGAGCACGAGTCGCGCCGTATTTCGGAGCATTTCATTGAAAAGGCCGTGGCTGAGGCTCGAGCCAGCTTCGCGGGAGATGCAGCCGCCCACCAGGACCCGAGTGCTGGCATTGCTGCCTTCAG GTTTATGTTGGAGGCGAACAAGGGGCGCACAATGTTGGAGTTCCAGGAGTTGATGACGGTGTTCCAGCTGCTCCACTGGAACGGCTCGCTGCGCGCCATGCGGGAGCGGCAGTGCTCACGTCAGGAG GTGGTGGCCCACTACTCCGCGCGAGCTCTCGACGACGCGATGCGCGAGCAAATGGCACGCGAATGGGCCGCGCGAGAGCGCGAAGCGGGCGCCGGTGGGGTCATTCGCGCGGAGCTCACGCGAGCAGAGCGCGAACTCCGCTCCGCAAGGCTCGCCGCCCGCGAACTACGCTTCCCGAAGGAGAAACGCGATATTTTGACCCTCGCCGCTCGTCTCGCCCCGCCGCAGCAGCCACAGTGA